The sequence gagctgagttcgtcattgaggcattttcacaaacacctggactgcacctttaaaatctcactgtatttgagatagcagcaatggttttacagttattttatcaaacaacttctaagcaatataaaaatcaagaaaaaaagggtgttggtttcatatacataccttccttgccaccagccacacttttctgagtcatttcatcaaacacttggtgaacagcatcaatatcaaagtaactgagtcaccgaactggttcgatccgagttcgattcgagctgggttcgatccgagtcgagtcgagtcgagctggggccagctcgaactcattttcgagctcaaaaaatcagctcgactcggctcgaactcagcttcaaatcgagtcgaatcaagctttttcgagtcgagtcgggcgagctaaccgagctagctcggtttgtgtacacccctaagtgCATGTGATACATCTCCATATGATGTTTTGAGGTGAAAGATAAAAATTTAGATGCATATGATCTTTTAAGCTGATTCGTCTTCAGTTTTTGACTGTAGAAAATAATGGCAGTTGCTATGTGGTATGAATGCAAGTTTTTGtttaatacacacatcaaagcaCTGATCTGGTATCTTTATATCACTGACAGGCAGCCCTAGGCGTGATCGGAGCTATAGTCCAAGTTACTCTAGGGAAGAACCCACCAAGACATCTGATGATCGGCGCAAAAAGGACGATGGAAGGGATTTGGACAGGGATTCCATTCGTAATCGACCTGGGAAAGATATTGATTCATACAGATATTCTGAAAGACAGTCCTATGGGAATTCTCAAGATCACCGTAGGCATGATGATTATAGTAGACATCATAGGCATGCTGATGAAGATGAGAGAAGTTACCAGAGGTCCTCTCGGGTTGGTCGAGAGTCACGAGGGAGCACTCGTTCTGATTATACAAGACAGGAAAATGATCATGACAGGGCCACCAGGGAAGATTGGCGAAATGGAGACAAGTATTCTCGAGATAGACCTGATGATAGGGGGcatagaaaggaaaaggaaagagaagcTGCTGTTTCAGAGCGCCATAGAGACAAGGATGTTTCCTCTGACAGAAACACGGATGATATGAAGACAGGTGAGCGGGATAGGCATCGGGATAGAGTTGAGAGAAAAGATCACCGGAGGAGTTCAGGAGATTACCGGAATGATCATGCAAAAGACTCAACTATGAGTAGGGATGTTGGTGTTAGTCGCTCGAAGGAAACTCACAAGAGTAGCAATAAGGTTATTGAAGGGCAGAAAGAAGATATGACTCAAAAGAGGAAACATGATGATAGGGAACGTGACAGGCACAAGGAGCGATATGATAGAGATCGAGAGGAGCACTTCGAAAATGGTAATAGAAGTTCATCCAGTTATAGAGGGAGGGATTCCAAAAATGAACAGTATCAGGACAAAACCATTGATGTGAATGAAGATGAAGATTCTGCAGCGAAAAAGCTTAAGTCAAGTCATTCAGACAAGGCCACTGATTGTGCTGAAGATGGTAAGTGTTTCTTTAGAGAGATGTGATTCCATTCACAGTGGTAGTAGTTTGAATCTTACTCCCTTGTGTGCCATGTGGCATGTGGGTGTGATCTCTGGGTTATTCATCTGATGGACCTCTTCATGTGTGTACCTTCTTCCAGAAGTAGGCGGTGTGGTCGTCAGTTGGGCTATTTGCGTATGAAAAATGATGTTCAATTGATTGTCTGCATTTGTCATACATTGTGCCCACCCGATgaatggacctcaccatgtatgtcccatggtccaaaaatagtgTGTGGTCATCAGTTGGGCTGCTTGTGTATGAAAAAATGGACGTTCAATTGTTTGTCTGCATTCATAATACATTGTGCCCATCCAATGAATGGACTGGCCAGATTTTTGGCACAAACGGTGAGGCCTACCTGATGGATGTTCTGATCCTTTACATGGTTGCAGAATGCAGGGTGTTGGGAGTCTAGGAACTGAAATAGTGAAATTCTACTCTCATAAATTATCCTAGCAGTGCTGATTTCATTCAGATATTATTAAATATGCTGTATAAACTATAATGCCATCCGTAAATTTTCATTAGATTTCTTCTTATATGTCTAAAATATGTTGACTGTGATTGTCTCATTCAGGGCAAATGCTTTCTAAGTCTAGCAAATTGGAGGAAAAACCAGCTTCAAGCTCAAAGCAGGTTCATCAGGCTGTTGGCAAATCGACTTCTGAACCTAGCCATTCTTCTGCCAGTGAGGCTGAGGTTGCTCATGATTTGAATGCTGCTAAGGTTGCTGCAATGAAAGCTGCTGAATTAGGTATGCTAGTTTTCCATGTCATTACACTTGCCATTTGAGTTATCTGCATTTCCTGTTTCACAGCTTTATATAGTTATGCTTTGCTTAGTTGCACAAACTTTATACCAAAATGCCTCTCCAACTCCAAATTGCATTCCTGTTTCCACTCCCACATCATGGGTATTGATACTTGCTAAAGAAATAAATGGCTATagaaaacccaaaaagaagaaaaaatctacGCACTGAAGTTTACAGCAggatattatattatatccttCAGTTAACAATATCATGGCTTGCATGTTAatgttcaataaataaataaataaataaacaacaaaaaaaatcatGCCTTCCATGTTTCACGGCTTTAACTATTTGTGCTTTTGCTTAGTAGCACAAATTTTGTACCAAAATGCCACTCCAATTCTCAATTGTACCCTCCGCTCCCCCGCGGATCTTGTAGGCCATTTGAACCAATCTTTGACAGTGAACATTTTACGGACAAAATCTGTAATCGTAGGCCCACAAAATGATTATGCTCAACTGTAAGTGCATCCTTGTGTACAAAGGATAATAAGACCATTCTATGAGACAACTTCATTGAGGCTTCTAGTTATTGCTTGGAAATATGGCAAGCATTGATTAAATGTCTCATTTGGCCTTGAGTACATCATCATAAACCTTTCACCGTTGTTGGTGCTTGACGACATGTTGACCTCACATTGAAATGGATGCAGGGGAGGGGGTAAGCTGAAAATGAATCGAAGTCAACCCCTTTAGAGAGCAAGGTAACTCATGCAGAAGAATTTGGGTTCACTGTTTATCATGTTATATTGTGCTTCAAAATGGTCTAGTTATAGGTTCCATCGAAGCAAATAAAGCATGATTGGACATATCCTTGTTGATAAGGTTCATAATCAACATCAAGAGTAAAGTTGCCCGCACAATCGAGCAGTGGATATTTCTTTGTTGTTCTTGGCAGTGGAGGGCCTATGCTACTATGGCCTCAATATCAACAACAGTTGCATTGGAATGGCTGCTAGAGTAATCGTGGCATGAGTAGAGGGATAATGAACTTGCGAATGGGGTAGGCTCTTGGCCTAGCGTATCAGTAAAGATAAGAAATAGATTTGCAGGAGTCATTGGGTTGGTGCTAGAGCAAAGGCAAGAGGTGGATTGGCGAGGGGCCCTTGGTTGGAGTAGGAGTATAGGTAAGAGTTAGGATTGTGAGAGGCACTTGGGTTGATGCATGAACAAGCACATGGTGAAAGTTTGCATGTCGGCAGGCTAGGGGTGCAACTCAGTTGGGTTAGGAGAAGAGGGAGGGGGGAGGCCCTTGGGTTACTGCAGGAGTAAAGGCAAGAGATGGTATTTTGAGAGGCACTTGGGTTGATGCATAAACAAAGGTGCAAGTATGCAACCTGGTTCGGTTGGTTGAGGATCAACCCAattagtggggggggggggggatttgtAGTAGGCCCTTGGGTTAGTGTAGGAGTAAAGGCAAGAGATGGTATTGTGAGAGGCACTTGGTTTGATGTATGAACAAAGGGAGGGTGAAAGTTTACATGCGTGCAGACTAGGGGCGCAACTCGGTTGAGGatcaacccaacctcaagaggagtTGGCCTTAAGGATTGGTATGAAGTTTACATGTAGGCAGGCTAGGGGTGCAACTTGGTCAGGTtagttgagggtcaacccaaccTCAAGAAGAGGCAGCCTGAGGCTCAACCTCCCAGGGGGCCCTTGGGTTGGTGCAGGAGTAAAGGAAAAATGTGGGATTTTGAGAGGTGCTTGGGTTGATGCATGAACAAAGGTAGAGTGAAAGTTTACATGCATGCAAGCTAGGGGTGAACCAGGTTGGTTGAGGGtcagcccaatccaaactcaagaGGAATGATCTTGAGGCCCAACCCCCAAGGTATTGAATACTCAACCCTAACATATTTCTAGTTGGGTCAAATTAGAATCAGATtgacattttattttttaaagataaagcaatttactaaaccaaacttctcaatttattgatttatttataatACTAGACCCAAGCAAATtgcaacaaagaaaataaaacaacagATAAACAtatagaagaaaaaggaaaaataaaaatacaataaaCCCAAACCCACATTTGGAGGAGCCCAACAAAAACCTAAAGGATTAAGGTGTTTGATCTCTAAAAAACAAGAGCACCCTATTGAAGACCCTAGCGGAGGAGACGCTCCGATTATGAAAACAACGATAATTCTCTCATTCCAAACTAGCCAAAGAACAACGAGGAGGATTCTCCACTTTTTATACCAAGCGAACCTTTGGAATCCGCATGCTATACGCAAAGAAGATCGTCGATCGAAGCGGGCATAACCCATGAAACCCCTGCTAGATCAAGGACTGTTCTAAATGTCCGAAGAGAAGgggcaatggatgaagaggtggTTGACTGACCCAACGTCTTCCAAACACAACAAACACACATTGGTGAGGAACATTCCTCTTTTCCTCAGATTATCTATTGTGAGCACCTGGTTCTTGCCTGCTAACCACGCAAAAAC is a genomic window of Magnolia sinica isolate HGM2019 chromosome 15, MsV1, whole genome shotgun sequence containing:
- the LOC131226605 gene encoding uncharacterized protein LOC131226605, which translates into the protein MESSLQSRSPDNYDVKPSFRKPSNDAANRKYRRRSPIGGSASSSSDGSPRRDRSYSPSYSREEPTKTSDDRRKKDDGRDLDRDSIRNRPGKDIDSYRYSERQSYGNSQDHRRHDDYSRHHRHADEDERSYQRSSRVGRESRGSTRSDYTRQENDHDRATREDWRNGDKYSRDRPDDRGHRKEKEREAAVSERHRDKDVSSDRNTDDMKTGERDRHRDRVERKDHRRSSGDYRNDHAKDSTMSRDVGVSRSKETHKSSNKVIEGQKEDMTQKRKHDDRERDRHKERYDRDREEHFENGNRSSSSYRGRDSKNEQYQDKTIDVNEDEDSAAKKLKSSHSDKATDCAEDGQMLSKSSKLEEKPASSSKQVHQAVGKSTSEPSHSSASEAEVAHDLNAAKVAAMKAAELVNRNLVGGGYMSTDQKKKLLWGSKKNAAVEESGNRWDMPLFSDRERQEKFNKLMGVKGDLKPENITNDKDRAEKQEQLQLELEKQYTAGLRRRDGRTVGLGL